In a single window of the Prochlorococcus marinus str. AS9601 genome:
- the ispE gene encoding 4-(cytidine 5'-diphospho)-2-C-methyl-D-erythritol kinase has product MQDFAKKKINIKSPAKINLHLEVIGKREDGFHELAMIMQNIDLADYLEFEINNEGLIKLESDCNDLSLSDDNLIVKSANLLRKKSNIDYGANIFLRKNIPIGAGLAGGSSNAAATLIGLNNLWDLKLDQETLCSLASTLGSDIPFFINGGIQLCFGRGEILEKLDSTLEYGAILLKNPNVSVSTAETYKKYSNRFCDQYLTDREMIENIRKNLRDNGLNNLNFDNQHLSIKNDLQLVVENENDSVKQALYLLSKLENCLTFSMSGSGPTCFALFKDKETAKKELTANSKLFKDKGYDSWVCTFLEKGITFI; this is encoded by the coding sequence ATGCAAGATTTTGCTAAAAAGAAAATTAATATAAAATCTCCTGCCAAAATAAATTTGCACCTTGAAGTGATTGGTAAAAGAGAGGATGGATTTCACGAGTTAGCAATGATTATGCAAAATATCGATCTTGCTGATTATTTAGAATTTGAAATTAATAATGAAGGTTTAATTAAACTTGAGTCTGATTGTAATGATTTAAGCCTATCTGATGATAACTTAATTGTTAAATCGGCAAACCTATTAAGGAAAAAATCAAATATAGATTACGGTGCGAATATATTTTTAAGAAAAAATATCCCAATTGGTGCAGGATTAGCTGGTGGATCCAGTAATGCAGCAGCAACATTAATTGGTCTTAATAATTTATGGGATTTGAAATTAGATCAAGAAACTTTATGTTCATTAGCATCAACTTTAGGATCTGATATTCCCTTTTTTATAAATGGTGGTATTCAATTATGTTTTGGAAGAGGCGAAATTTTGGAGAAATTAGATTCAACCCTTGAATATGGAGCAATTCTTTTAAAAAATCCTAATGTATCAGTATCCACAGCTGAAACTTATAAAAAATATAGTAATAGATTTTGTGATCAATATCTTACTGATAGAGAAATGATTGAGAACATAAGAAAAAATTTAAGAGATAATGGTTTAAATAACTTAAATTTTGATAATCAACATTTATCTATTAAAAATGATTTGCAGTTAGTTGTTGAAAATGAAAATGATTCTGTAAAGCAGGCATTATATTTACTTTCTAAATTAGAAAATTGTCTAACATTTTCAATGAGTGGATCAGGACCTACATGCTTTGCACTCTTTAAAGATAAAGAGACTGCTAAAAAAGAATTAACTGCAAATTCTAAATTATTTAAAGATAAAGGCTATGATTCATGGGTTTGCACTTTCCTTGAAAAGGGAATAACATTCATATAA
- a CDS encoding LexA family protein: protein MDSFGSTTKKFKIPLLTDSVSAGFPSPADDYTEENIDLNEHLISNPFSTFFLRVKGDSMINAGIKDKDLIIVDKSLTARPGNIIIAMIDGEFTIKRLSIKNNELYLKAENHNYPDFRFKNHIDVQIWGVVIYSIHSYL, encoded by the coding sequence TTGGATTCTTTTGGCTCGACTACTAAGAAATTTAAAATCCCCTTATTAACTGATTCGGTATCAGCAGGGTTTCCTTCTCCTGCAGATGACTATACAGAAGAAAATATTGATTTAAACGAACATTTAATATCTAATCCGTTTAGCACTTTTTTTCTTAGAGTTAAAGGTGACTCAATGATAAATGCAGGAATTAAAGATAAAGATTTAATAATAGTAGACAAGAGCTTAACAGCCAGGCCAGGGAATATCATCATTGCAATGATAGACGGAGAATTTACAATAAAAAGATTATCTATAAAAAATAATGAATTATATTTAAAAGCAGAAAATCATAATTATCCTGATTTTAGATTTAAAAACCATATTGATGTACAGATATGGGGAGTTGTTATTTATTCAATACATAGCTATTTATGA
- a CDS encoding DUF3082 domain-containing protein: protein MADNSNENIEKNIPEKGPLNFIVGSLTSFLLFIFFYFLSNKIAIYFSVHKPSNSSEIVQSISSSINTLIIGLSFLLTFSFAFIGIGLFIVFIRSFIVKNS from the coding sequence GTGGCTGATAATAGTAATGAGAATATTGAAAAAAATATTCCCGAAAAAGGACCTTTAAATTTTATTGTTGGATCATTAACAAGTTTTTTATTATTTATATTTTTTTATTTTTTAAGTAATAAAATTGCAATTTATTTTTCAGTACATAAACCATCTAATTCTTCTGAAATAGTCCAAAGTATTTCCTCTAGTATTAATACATTAATAATTGGATTATCATTTTTGCTAACTTTCTCTTTTGCTTTTATAGGTATAGGACTTTTTATTGTATTTATTCGCAGTTTTATTGTGAAGAATAGTTGA
- a CDS encoding Y-family DNA polymerase: MRISNIDAIALIDANNFYASCEQNINPHLRNKPVVILSNNDGCIIARSPEARALKIKMGTPYFKVKERLNKLDVAVLSSNYSLYGDMSRRLMNLLKNYCEQIEIYSIDEAFVSISRPNDENLYPWARSIRSLIYQNLGITITVGIGENKVRAKIANKLAKNIDYSAGIFDLARTENENNYLKRISIDKIWGVGKQTSNWLQSKGIKNARELRDMEENEIIKKLGIVGKRLQLELKGHRCLPIEKNKKSKKEIQVSRSFGTPITKLEDLTQALATHAIKASEKMRSQNLQSSDIRVFARTSKYSSQNYQRSAHRKLTNATDDTNKILKIVVELSEEIYNPEYKFSKAGVLMQDLTNSEYLQQSVINYKSQKDLKKSANLMKTIDLLNKRFNNNAITWAITKNPQSWKMNNNFLSRSSTTDIEQIPTIVK; encoded by the coding sequence ATGAGAATTTCAAATATTGATGCAATAGCTCTTATAGATGCCAATAATTTTTACGCGTCATGTGAACAAAATATTAATCCTCATTTGAGAAATAAACCAGTAGTAATTTTATCTAATAATGACGGATGTATCATTGCAAGAAGCCCTGAAGCGCGAGCTTTAAAAATTAAAATGGGAACTCCGTATTTTAAGGTCAAAGAAAGACTAAATAAATTAGATGTAGCAGTCTTAAGCTCAAACTACTCGCTTTATGGGGATATGAGCAGAAGACTAATGAATTTACTGAAAAATTACTGTGAACAGATAGAAATTTATTCTATTGACGAAGCATTCGTCTCGATTTCTAGACCTAATGATGAAAATCTATATCCTTGGGCAAGAAGCATAAGATCATTAATATATCAGAATCTAGGGATTACCATAACAGTAGGAATAGGAGAAAATAAAGTAAGAGCAAAAATTGCTAATAAACTAGCTAAAAATATTGATTATTCAGCTGGAATATTTGATTTAGCTAGAACCGAAAATGAGAATAATTATTTGAAAAGAATTAGTATAGATAAGATATGGGGAGTCGGGAAACAAACCTCTAATTGGTTGCAAAGTAAAGGTATTAAAAATGCGAGAGAACTAAGAGATATGGAAGAAAATGAAATCATTAAGAAATTAGGCATCGTAGGGAAAAGACTGCAATTAGAACTGAAAGGCCATAGATGCCTGCCCATAGAAAAAAACAAGAAATCAAAAAAAGAAATTCAGGTGAGCAGGAGTTTCGGCACGCCTATCACAAAATTAGAAGACTTAACTCAAGCACTAGCAACTCACGCAATAAAAGCCTCTGAAAAAATGAGAAGTCAGAATTTGCAATCATCTGATATTAGAGTATTTGCCAGAACCAGTAAATATTCAAGTCAAAATTATCAAAGAAGTGCTCATAGAAAACTTACAAATGCAACAGATGACACAAATAAAATTTTAAAAATAGTAGTTGAATTATCTGAAGAAATTTATAATCCCGAATATAAATTCTCAAAAGCTGGTGTTTTAATGCAGGATTTAACTAATAGCGAATATTTACAGCAATCAGTTATCAATTACAAATCTCAGAAAGACTTAAAAAAATCAGCAAATCTTATGAAAACGATTGATTTATTAAATAAAAGATTTAATAACAATGCAATTACATGGGCTATTACAAAAAATCCACAAAGTTGGAAGATGAATAATAATTTCTTAAGTCGCTCATCTACAACTGATATAGAACAAATCCCAACTATAGTGAAGTAA
- the secD gene encoding protein translocase subunit SecD, translating into MKRRQGWLFFIIFLLTLSVYLLINYPLQLGLDLQGGSQLTLQIIKEEGKVTRDELEAVNSVIDKRVNNLGVSESNLQTLGGDQLILELPGEQNPLVASRVLGKTALLEFRTQKEGTSTDLKTLQLQRLSIKELIEQYSFEEKNQNNVNFLKVIQDDLKDIEQELNYSSTSNDLYGKLIEIKKYIDKEITNLFIKTDLSGKDLINAGRRQEQTNSNWEVLLTFSNSGGEKFAEITKSIAGTNQLLAIILDGESISEASVGNQFSSTGITGGSATISGNFSAENAKELEVQLKGGSLPLPIEIVETNTIGALLGSKNILKSLYAAISGLIFVGIFMILNYRILGFVSVLSLVLYGFFNLALYSLIPVTLTLPGISGLILSIGMAVDANILIFERIREELYEGNTLTRSIDSGFQRANSSIVDGHITTLLSCFVLFLLGTNFVKGFAATLGIGVLISLFTSLNCSKTILRFFTTYQSLREKNLYLPKNNFSN; encoded by the coding sequence ATGAAAAGAAGGCAAGGTTGGCTTTTTTTTATTATATTTCTACTTACTTTATCTGTTTATCTATTAATAAATTATCCATTACAGTTGGGATTGGATTTACAAGGGGGGTCTCAACTTACACTTCAAATTATTAAAGAGGAAGGTAAGGTAACAAGGGATGAACTTGAAGCAGTTAATTCGGTTATAGATAAGCGCGTTAACAATTTAGGAGTTTCTGAGTCTAATTTACAAACCCTCGGTGGAGATCAATTGATTTTAGAATTACCAGGTGAACAAAATCCATTAGTTGCTTCAAGGGTATTAGGTAAGACTGCTTTATTAGAATTTAGAACCCAAAAAGAAGGAACATCTACAGATTTAAAAACCCTGCAACTTCAAAGATTGAGTATTAAAGAATTAATTGAACAATATTCCTTTGAAGAAAAAAATCAAAATAATGTTAATTTCTTAAAAGTTATTCAAGATGATCTTAAAGATATAGAGCAAGAATTGAATTACTCATCTACTAGTAATGATTTATATGGGAAGTTAATTGAAATCAAAAAATATATTGATAAAGAAATTACAAATTTATTTATTAAAACAGATTTATCTGGTAAGGATCTTATTAACGCAGGAAGGAGACAAGAACAAACAAATAGTAATTGGGAAGTTTTATTAACTTTTAGTAATTCTGGAGGTGAAAAGTTTGCAGAAATTACAAAGTCAATTGCTGGCACTAATCAACTATTGGCTATTATTCTTGATGGCGAATCTATAAGTGAAGCTAGTGTTGGTAACCAGTTTTCTAGTACTGGTATTACAGGTGGATCAGCAACAATAAGCGGTAATTTTAGTGCTGAAAATGCTAAAGAATTAGAAGTTCAACTTAAAGGAGGCTCATTGCCATTGCCAATTGAAATAGTAGAAACTAACACTATAGGGGCTCTATTGGGATCCAAAAATATTTTAAAAAGTCTTTATGCAGCTATTAGTGGTTTAATTTTTGTTGGTATATTTATGATTCTTAATTATAGAATTCTAGGTTTCGTTTCAGTTTTATCTCTAGTACTTTATGGTTTCTTTAACTTAGCCCTATATTCTTTAATTCCTGTAACTTTGACTTTACCTGGAATATCTGGGCTTATACTTAGCATTGGTATGGCTGTTGATGCAAATATTCTAATATTTGAGAGAATTAGAGAAGAATTATATGAAGGAAATACTCTTACAAGATCTATTGATAGCGGTTTTCAAAGAGCTAATTCATCTATAGTTGATGGTCATATTACAACTCTTCTAAGTTGTTTTGTATTGTTTTTATTAGGAACAAATTTTGTTAAAGGTTTTGCGGCAACATTAGGTATTGGAGTTCTAATAAGCTTGTTTACCTCATTAAATTGTTCTAAAACTATTTTGCGATTTTTTACAACATATCAATCTTTAAGAGAAAAAAATCTCTATCTACCCAAGAATAATTTTTCAAATTAA
- the mnmH gene encoding tRNA 2-selenouridine(34) synthase MnmH, which translates to MYFKRKELVKFRCFKGPLIDVRSPSEYYKGHMPNSINIPIFDDDERSIIGTFYKKEGRKKAVIEGLKFFEKKMELLLDNLFKSIESHKTIPKKNNELFIRIYCSRGGMRSQSIGWLLDKFKLNIVTLNGGYKIYRRWVLDSFSNKLNLVVIGGKTGTGKTRLLSLLDKYKYQTIDLEGFACHRGSTFGGLGMIKQPSNEQFENIIAEKLNSFKFSNNIFVEAESANIGKCKIPHEFFNQMKNSRRIEIIRSESNRLDELIDTYSVFKKDELQESVLRIKKRLGPQRTKIALESIHNEKWDIVCRSVLDYYDKCYEYEKVGKTNIKTIDLTDKNYDESILELINNVL; encoded by the coding sequence ATGTATTTCAAAAGAAAAGAACTAGTGAAATTTAGATGTTTTAAAGGACCACTTATAGATGTTAGGAGCCCGAGTGAATATTATAAAGGACACATGCCTAATTCTATTAATATTCCAATATTTGATGATGATGAGAGATCTATAATTGGTACATTTTACAAAAAAGAAGGTAGAAAAAAAGCAGTCATAGAGGGTTTAAAATTTTTTGAAAAAAAAATGGAATTACTTCTTGATAATTTATTCAAGAGTATTGAGTCTCATAAAACTATTCCTAAAAAAAATAATGAATTATTTATCAGGATATATTGCTCTAGAGGAGGAATGCGTTCACAAAGTATTGGATGGTTATTAGATAAATTTAAATTAAATATAGTTACACTTAATGGCGGATACAAAATATATAGAAGATGGGTATTAGATAGTTTTTCAAATAAGTTGAATTTAGTAGTTATTGGCGGGAAAACAGGAACAGGGAAGACAAGATTATTATCATTACTTGATAAATATAAATATCAAACTATTGATCTTGAAGGATTTGCTTGTCATAGAGGAAGTACATTTGGAGGTTTAGGAATGATAAAACAACCTTCAAATGAACAATTTGAAAATATAATTGCAGAAAAATTAAATTCTTTTAAATTTTCTAATAATATTTTTGTAGAAGCTGAAAGTGCAAATATAGGTAAATGTAAAATTCCTCATGAATTCTTCAATCAGATGAAAAACTCTAGGAGGATTGAAATTATAAGGAGCGAATCTAACAGGTTAGATGAGTTAATAGATACTTATAGTGTATTTAAAAAAGATGAACTCCAAGAATCAGTACTAAGGATAAAAAAAAGACTTGGACCGCAAAGAACGAAAATAGCTCTTGAATCAATTCATAATGAGAAATGGGACATAGTTTGCAGATCAGTTTTAGATTATTACGATAAGTGTTATGAATATGAAAAGGTTGGCAAAACTAATATAAAGACAATAGATTTAACTGATAAAAATTATGATGAAAGTATCCTAGAGTTAATAAATAATGTTTTATAA
- a CDS encoding AI-2E family transporter encodes MNSSSYFKLVVILITLLIVWTLRDFLLLIICSLVISNIVCNLSNQIQKGLKIPRSISLFLVLAVISVIIFTIFILVLPPFIKEFNEILVDIPNALSKINILINTNLNKFNNLFYGKQSENVIDIFSLINNVVTIPDVSTIAKAIQESFKNLINIAGNLGSGLLRLIFVLAVSLMISIEPKQYKENVLLLIPKNYRNKFRNILEKCNIALANWTFSMVISSLSVGLLSLIVLSILDVKYVVSNALIAMVLNIIPNIGPVISGIFPISIALLDNFWKPLAVLGSYIIIQNIESYIIMPSIMKKKANLLPGLTLISQFGFTFIFGPLGLILSLPLAVVIQVLIKESFKDI; translated from the coding sequence TTGAATAGTTCATCATATTTCAAGTTAGTAGTAATATTAATCACTTTATTAATAGTATGGACTTTAAGGGATTTTCTCCTACTAATAATTTGTTCTTTAGTAATTTCAAATATTGTATGTAATTTATCTAATCAAATCCAAAAAGGTTTGAAAATTCCTCGATCGATTTCTTTGTTTCTTGTCTTAGCCGTCATATCAGTAATAATATTTACTATTTTTATTCTTGTATTACCTCCGTTTATAAAAGAATTCAATGAAATACTAGTTGACATTCCAAATGCTTTATCAAAAATAAATATATTGATCAATACAAATCTGAACAAATTTAATAACTTATTTTATGGCAAACAATCAGAAAATGTTATAGACATATTCAGTTTAATAAATAATGTAGTTACCATTCCAGATGTCTCAACTATTGCAAAAGCTATTCAAGAAAGTTTTAAGAATTTAATTAATATTGCGGGGAATCTAGGTTCAGGTCTTTTGAGATTAATATTCGTATTAGCAGTGAGTTTGATGATTTCTATTGAACCAAAACAATATAAAGAAAATGTACTTCTATTAATACCAAAAAATTACCGTAATAAATTTAGAAATATTCTGGAAAAATGCAATATTGCATTAGCAAATTGGACCTTTTCTATGGTCATAAGCTCATTATCAGTAGGTTTATTATCATTAATAGTTTTATCTATATTAGATGTCAAATACGTTGTCTCAAATGCCTTAATAGCAATGGTTCTTAATATAATTCCGAATATAGGTCCAGTTATAAGTGGTATATTTCCAATCTCAATTGCACTACTAGATAATTTTTGGAAACCACTGGCAGTTTTAGGATCATATATAATTATTCAAAATATTGAAAGCTATATCATAATGCCATCTATAATGAAGAAAAAAGCAAACCTACTTCCTGGTTTGACATTAATATCACAATTTGGATTTACCTTCATTTTTGGTCCATTAGGATTAATACTATCTCTTCCATTAGCTGTAGTAATACAGGTTTTAATCAAAGAATCATTTAAAGATATTTAA
- the rsmA gene encoding 16S rRNA (adenine(1518)-N(6)/adenine(1519)-N(6))-dimethyltransferase RsmA yields MNSKNHHQKKRFGQHWLVNKKILEKIKEIAVLNQNDFILEIGPGKGALTSKLLDSEIKKLHAIELDKDLINLLNDKFNNNDKFSLQQGDILTVNLDSINKKITKVIANIPYNITGPILDIFIGRLGITRNYNYEKIIFLMQKDVVDRILSKEGSPNAGALSVRMQLLSKIKKICDVPPSSFSPPPKVFSSLVVFEPIKNHLRLDISIEKNIDKLLRISFNSRRKMLRNTLNSILSNEEINELSESSKVCFNLRPQDISIEQWIKLAENCIKIKK; encoded by the coding sequence ATGAATTCTAAAAACCATCATCAAAAAAAAAGATTTGGACAACACTGGTTGGTAAATAAAAAAATATTAGAAAAAATCAAAGAAATTGCTGTTCTTAATCAAAATGACTTTATTTTAGAAATTGGCCCAGGTAAAGGAGCTTTAACATCTAAGTTATTAGATTCAGAAATTAAAAAATTACATGCGATTGAATTAGATAAAGATTTAATAAATTTATTGAATGATAAATTCAATAATAATGATAAGTTTTCACTTCAGCAGGGAGATATTCTTACCGTAAATTTAGATTCAATTAATAAAAAGATTACAAAAGTGATTGCAAATATTCCTTACAATATAACTGGCCCAATATTGGATATTTTCATAGGGAGATTGGGTATTACAAGAAACTATAATTACGAAAAAATAATTTTTTTAATGCAGAAAGACGTTGTAGATAGGATTTTGTCTAAAGAAGGAAGTCCCAATGCTGGTGCGCTTAGTGTAAGAATGCAACTCTTATCAAAAATAAAAAAAATTTGTGATGTACCGCCTTCATCTTTTAGTCCACCTCCAAAAGTTTTTTCTTCTTTAGTAGTTTTCGAACCAATTAAAAATCATTTAAGATTAGATATTAGTATAGAAAAAAATATAGATAAACTTCTTCGAATTTCATTTAATTCAAGAAGAAAAATGCTTAGAAATACACTTAATTCAATACTTTCAAATGAAGAGATAAATGAATTATCTGAATCTTCAAAAGTTTGTTTTAATTTAAGACCACAAGATATTTCTATTGAACAATGGATTAAGCTTGCAGAAAATTGTATTAAAATTAAAAAATAA
- the secF gene encoding protein translocase subunit SecF: protein MKYNLELIKNKRKIISFSTLLILLSLLGILYSTFNTSYKKPINLGMDFVGGNELRIERVCEEECSNLSPDSVLENLREISINKNFINNIKLQFQNNNKLISIRTPYLSIEESNNLITNLENIIGPLNYESKDSRLIGPKLGKRLLTNCVTSLLVSLFAISLYITIRFDKKYALFALIALFHDLLIVFGIFSWLGIILSVEVNSLFAVSLLTIAGYSVNDTVVIFDRIRENLKSKEEGYNETIQLSVNESFRRTTFTSITTLIPLLSIILFGSYSLFWFSLALSVGIIVGSYSSILLAPSLLLKD, encoded by the coding sequence ATGAAATACAATCTTGAACTAATAAAAAATAAAAGAAAAATAATTAGTTTTTCAACTCTTCTTATTTTGTTAAGTCTTTTAGGAATTTTATATTCAACTTTTAATACTTCTTATAAGAAACCTATAAATTTAGGGATGGATTTTGTTGGAGGAAATGAACTAAGAATAGAAAGAGTTTGTGAAGAAGAATGTTCTAATCTTTCCCCTGATTCAGTTTTAGAAAATTTAAGAGAGATCTCTATTAATAAAAACTTTATAAATAATATTAAATTACAATTCCAAAATAATAATAAATTAATTTCCATAAGAACGCCTTATTTGAGTATCGAAGAATCAAATAATCTAATTACTAATCTTGAAAATATTATTGGACCTCTAAATTATGAGAGTAAGGATTCAAGATTAATAGGTCCAAAGCTTGGGAAAAGATTACTTACCAATTGTGTTACTTCTTTGTTGGTTTCTTTATTTGCAATATCTTTATATATAACTATTAGGTTTGATAAAAAATATGCATTATTTGCATTAATAGCTTTATTCCATGATTTATTAATTGTTTTCGGTATATTTTCCTGGTTGGGAATTATATTATCTGTCGAGGTAAATAGTTTATTTGCGGTTTCCTTGTTAACTATTGCTGGTTATTCTGTAAATGATACTGTTGTTATTTTTGATAGAATTCGTGAGAATTTAAAATCAAAGGAAGAAGGCTATAACGAAACTATTCAATTATCAGTAAACGAATCATTTAGGAGAACAACTTTTACCAGTATTACAACCCTTATCCCTTTATTAAGCATAATTTTGTTTGGATCTTACTCGCTGTTTTGGTTTTCTTTGGCCTTATCAGTAGGAATTATTGTTGGAAGTTATTCAAGCATTTTATTGGCCCCATCTTTGTTGCTTAAAGACTGA
- the psb28 gene encoding photosystem II reaction center protein Psb28, whose amino-acid sequence MTSNKTAKIQFYEGTDEPVVPEIRLTRSKDGTTGQALFLFEKPQALSSITDGEITGMRMIDTEGEILTREVKVKFVDGEPIFLEAVYIWKNTPDFDRFMRFANSYAKSNGLGYSEKK is encoded by the coding sequence ATGACATCAAATAAAACTGCAAAAATACAATTTTATGAGGGAACTGATGAACCAGTAGTGCCTGAAATAAGACTGACCAGGAGTAAAGATGGTACCACCGGTCAAGCTTTATTTTTGTTTGAAAAACCTCAGGCATTATCTTCAATTACAGACGGTGAAATCACAGGTATGCGGATGATAGATACCGAAGGTGAAATATTAACTAGAGAAGTTAAAGTAAAGTTTGTTGATGGAGAACCAATATTTTTAGAAGCGGTTTATATTTGGAAGAACACGCCAGACTTTGACAGATTTATGAGATTTGCAAATAGTTATGCCAAATCAAATGGATTAGGATATTCTGAAAAGAAGTAG
- a CDS encoding 23S rRNA (pseudouridine(1915)-N(3))-methyltransferase RlmH, which translates to MLQSNRLTIYAIGKIKKHWIRDGINQYKKRMPELIINESKTFNLDNLRSNNNIIICLSEEGKQFNSVELCSLLLNFKNKKINFLIGDTDGVSSDIKEKSDLVLSLSPLTFPHELARLILIEQIYRAISISNNSPYHRS; encoded by the coding sequence ATGCTTCAGAGTAATAGATTAACAATTTATGCTATCGGCAAAATAAAAAAACATTGGATTAGAGATGGAATTAATCAATACAAAAAAAGAATGCCTGAACTTATCATTAATGAGTCAAAGACTTTTAATTTAGATAATCTCAGATCCAATAACAATATTATTATCTGCCTAAGTGAAGAAGGGAAGCAGTTTAATTCAGTTGAACTATGTTCCTTACTCTTGAATTTTAAAAATAAAAAAATTAATTTCTTAATCGGTGATACTGATGGTGTTAGTTCAGATATAAAAGAAAAGTCAGATCTTGTACTAAGCCTATCTCCTTTAACTTTTCCTCATGAATTAGCTAGATTAATCCTTATCGAGCAAATCTATAGAGCTATTTCTATATCTAATAACTCCCCTTATCATCGTTCTTAA
- a CDS encoding pyruvate dehydrogenase complex E1 component subunit beta, with product MAGTLLFNALKEAIDEEMANDVNVCVMGEDVGQYGGSYKVTKDLYEKYGELRVLDTPIAENSFTGMAVGAAMTGLRPIVEGMNMGFLLLAFNQISNNMGMLRYTSGGNYKIPAVVRGPGGVGRQLGAEHSQRLEAYFHAVPGIKIVACSTPTNAKGLMKAAIRDDNPVLFFEHVLLYNLSEELPEGDYTCALDQADVVKEGRDITLLTYSRMRHHCLKAVEELEKKGIDVELIDLISLKPFDMETISKSIKKTNKVIIVEECMKTGGIGAELIALITEECFDDLDARPIRLSSQDIPTPYNGNLENLTIIQPHQIVEKVEHLISGSI from the coding sequence GTGGCTGGAACATTATTATTTAATGCTTTGAAAGAGGCAATTGATGAAGAAATGGCAAATGATGTAAATGTTTGCGTAATGGGGGAAGATGTTGGTCAATATGGAGGATCTTATAAGGTAACTAAGGATTTATATGAAAAATATGGAGAGTTAAGAGTCTTAGATACTCCAATTGCAGAGAATAGTTTTACGGGTATGGCTGTGGGTGCAGCAATGACTGGCTTAAGACCAATAGTAGAAGGAATGAATATGGGGTTTTTGCTTTTAGCATTTAATCAGATATCAAACAATATGGGTATGCTTAGATATACAAGTGGCGGAAATTATAAAATACCAGCAGTAGTTCGAGGACCTGGTGGAGTTGGTCGTCAACTTGGTGCTGAGCATAGTCAAAGACTTGAAGCATATTTTCATGCAGTTCCTGGCATAAAGATTGTTGCATGTAGTACACCCACAAATGCTAAAGGTTTAATGAAAGCAGCTATAAGAGATGATAATCCGGTTCTATTTTTTGAACATGTTCTTCTATACAATTTGTCTGAAGAATTACCTGAGGGTGATTATACTTGCGCTTTAGATCAGGCTGACGTTGTAAAAGAAGGGCGTGATATTACTTTATTGACTTATTCAAGAATGAGACATCACTGCCTTAAAGCTGTTGAAGAATTAGAAAAAAAAGGAATAGATGTTGAGTTAATAGATTTAATAAGTTTAAAACCATTTGATATGGAAACCATCTCAAAATCAATAAAAAAAACAAATAAAGTAATTATTGTTGAAGAATGTATGAAGACTGGAGGTATTGGTGCAGAATTAATTGCCTTGATAACAGAAGAGTGTTTTGATGATCTTGATGCCCGACCAATTAGATTATCTAGTCAGGATATTCCAACTCCCTATAATGGAAATCTTGAGAATTTGACAATAATCCAACCACATCAAATTGTTGAAAAAGTTGAACATTTAATTAGTGGGAGTATATAG